The following proteins are encoded in a genomic region of Oreochromis aureus strain Israel breed Guangdong linkage group 8, ZZ_aureus, whole genome shotgun sequence:
- the jmjd1cb gene encoding probable JmjC domain-containing histone demethylation protein 2C isoform X4, giving the protein MAVEARPELVGKRFLCVSGGEPPEIGDIGRWPWRSGVIRAVNHRDSDNAELTVYVEFDDQEWDKREWVKVYEDFQLFLLEHQLVWAKRKEGAAAAGGGAGGLLQGSKAKHIQWPALTFKPVVGERLLSSVTAVEFLLDRQLDFLSDHSAYHPYQDEVDSQNPVLRDNPQLHEEVKGWLKDQKVQEIFMQGPYSLNGYRVRVYRQDSATQWFTGIITHHDLFSRNMVVMNDQVLEPQNVDPSMVQMTFLDDVVHSLLKGENIGITSRRRSRSSQNNNTAHMAGGRPGGTTGNTQSHYTRAQANSPRPIMTSIGPNSKGSQGMLASQQLSQSQQSQQPVSQLHHSPGGSGREQREQRNSRSSRRKGSDSSVPEEEKDRREEPAGREPKSKVKQSASKRRKGDEDEKKAGLKKLKTDMTSDLSESSDSENPHNKRATHSSCSSSSSTSSSSSSSSSSSSSEPNSENELKTRSDVKPSAISKMEEDEKPLLQGPKTNDSSSVIGRLSPWAELQVTEDVKKSVVKETSKMLSKEDEELVAVTQITQSPRQQTPLMSDVVQGGVLENSKNTVKASSRSQTPSLSHLHSASVIDITDDAQATVHRESSEAVSALLASQKAESTALSPYLSLNPSPVSSPPVAPSPSPSEGGRRTEMEPPVQQQGVLGGGVTATKSISSRMEFASSEVIRPVTSIAESVLLVEKEKNVLPHHHLHQQQHHTLQSFHPGMKSPSLSEETRKHPQQQPAPHKMNTVLPPDISKTQIASSPNPSSTHLDSLKQKSRPDSSPSPSYPNASQADLVKAKTHAGLVDISKPKANTSPEVSKHKIPRYSDTSPPPPSRLPIKIEPAEPPRSGFKPVRSESGAVSTSSNTKSPLIIKKNEPFTVYRDPALVRSDAENSASATVSSNHVAAYLHPHLHTLHSPHSPCLTPASHPHAASHLLAPAHTSALPHPHLLPPTVLPAMAPPAASLHPRLDSPGGLGHLALPHQQQYLQGQGHPSPSLLAQAHSGAAGLGLYPILWQYPNGTPTSYPPGLNLPPTAKWVHPENPVTVNSEASLRRNTASPWLHKTAGAAADSLGMLSHVPVRPASADAHRPPVKIAHTSPPLSKTSVDLHKEDVDKKGYVDPMRTMTLAQLKQEQTDRSRTPTGKDVHLHHLYLDPHSKARLTNPQEALQAADRVSKYKEENRQILKESIEVAPFTAKIQRSIDPAMDRDRERSRDSSFSVRMPGLPSPSPKTSHALTHTMQSEKSNYYTTLSNSVVNEPPRLYPSKDVGPYYEKVSIRAPGVVAGVGAAVQSPGALSMSSYHTSSKNSLSKPPPLIKHQPEGGEGLAGKITEQLSQQVTLVQPQHQLHTGVDRIDRRSPAISPPSSLLSSSSSASNQHHHHHHLQQQQQQLRAMPSLHRAPVFHPPTQHALERKEAAERERAAHGGRLSPPTLTPIQPVTGSKTSAEQQKPPTLLPELRDIKGHGTAAAIAFVASATPGEMAAPSADGCKGRDLIEERGGVCSGDKGFSKNKPQSAMASVIVRSSIKYDSPVGAKKSGALIHKELPQGRFYTSKLQDECPRLGEGLTEPAAGRVIQPNLNLEEIRYKKTPVPGVSGPVGAGATNSVCRTAILVSSAFGSQSKTGNATPEPVYSARCDFAALKTGTGGRVLCHIRPETEKELQEDFGSHTSPGVSLNPASVAGPPRPSPSLTPTPSSISGSSQPYASSFIHLKKHKAALAAAQSRSNLSTPPTSVTTENSSLTVDSTEKTPISSSPPPPATSQASSVSFDSSSNSSVSRSTTPGKSSPLLNGQSLGSALASSAQPNNYHKLKKAWLTRHSEEDRNTATTTSSSMKVEKSPSTTTTSNTTAMSEMIKPCTVNLSASTSNEVEMSKDVGSKGDRDRQPEEKLAGAPGGGEERKVGSRRVNKRTYESGSESGGDDSDTSESKMEGRAKRQPKPTYKKKQNDMAKKKGDNDKEEDDVKPNGIFRSAREKTKLKLASSNGIPRSVLKDWRKVKKLKQTGESFLQDDSCSEIGPNLQKCRECRVVRSKKGEEPAHSPVFCRFYYFRRLSYSKNGVIRMDGFSTPDQFDDEALSLWVPGPMEQSHLDQSTAKYILSFIGDKFCQMVATENTASSWIKKDAKLAWKRAVRGVREMCDACEATLFNIHWVCQKCGFVVCLDCYKAKERKSSKDKELYGWLKCVKGQPHDHKHLMPTQIIPGSVLTELVTSMHSLREKHNIKSHCPCTSKQNLLTKLPATNGVSQVLQNVLNHSNKLSLVKAEPGSLQTSDLGGVKSETNGGGGGGTSPGNDSANAPITPPESQSPLHFLADLAEQKSREEKKRKQRVGGAG; this is encoded by the exons ACATTTAAGCCGGTGGTGGGGGAGCGCCTGTTGTCCTCAGTAACAGCAGTGGAGTTCTTATTGGACCGACAGCTGGACTTCCTGTCAGACCACTCGGCCTACCATCCGTACCAG GATGAGGTGGACAGTCAAAACCCAGTGTTAAGAGACAACCCTCAGCTTCATGAAGAAGTGAAAGGCTGGCTCAAAGACCAGAAGGTGCAGGAAATTTTTATGCAAG GTCCCTACTCATTAAATGGCTACCGTGTGCGTGTGTACAGACAAGACTCGGCCACCCAGTGGTTCACTGGTATCATTACACATCACGACCTCTTCAGTCGAAACATGGTCGTTATGAATGACCAG GTGCTAGAGCCTCAGAACGTGGATCCATCCATGGTCCAGATGACCTTTCTGGATGACGTTGTTCATTCTTTGCTGAAAGGGGAAAACATCGGTATTACCTCCAGGCGAAGGTCGCGATCCAGTCAGAACAATAACACTGCCCAC ATGGCGGGAGGGAGACCCGGCGGGACCACTGGCAACACTCAG AGTCATTACACACGAGCCCAAGCTAACAGCCCTCGCCCCATCATGACATCAATAGGCCCCAACTCTAAAGGCTCACAGGGCATGCTGGCTTCCCAACAACTGAGCCAATCGCAGCAGAGTCAGCAACCAGTCAGCCAATTACACCACTCGCCTGGTGGCAGTGGGCGGGAGCAGAGAGAGCAGCGCAACTCTCGTTCTTCCAGGAGGAAGGGATCAGATAGCAGCGTGCCAGAGGAGGAAAAGGACCGAAGAGAAGAGCCCGCGGGGCGAG agccCAAGTCCAAGGTGAAACAGTCTGCGAGCAAACGCAGGAAAGGTGACGAAGATGAGAAGAAGGCGGGTCTAAAGAAGCTGAAGACCGACATGACGTCCGATCTGTCCGAGAGCAGCGACTCAGAAAATCCTCACAATAAGAGAGCCACCCACTCCTCTTGCTCATcttcttcctccacctcctcatcttcctcctcctcctcctcttcctcctcctcagagCCCAACTCTGAGAACGAGCTAAAGACTCGCAGTGACGTGAAACCAAGTGCCATTTCTAAAATGGAGGAGGACGAGAAGCCGCTTCTGCAGGGACCCAAGACGAACGATTCCTCGTCTGTCATTGGCCGCCTGTCTCCATGGGCGGAGCTTCAAGTGACAGAGGATGTCAAAAAGAGCGTAGTGAAGGAAACGAGCAAAATGTTATCAAAGGAAGACGAGGAACTGGTAGCAGTAACGCAGATCACCCAGTCTCCACGGCAACAGACGCCGCTGATGTCTGATGTTGTCCAGGGCGGCGTTCTGGAGAACAGCAAGAACACTGTGAAAG cgTCGTCTCGATCCCAGACGCCATCGCTGTCCCACCTCCACAGTGCCAGTGTGATTGACATCACAGATGACGCCCAGGCCACCGTGCACCGCGAGAGTTCAGAGGCTGTGTCGGCACTGCTCGCTTCCCAAAAGGCCGAGTCCACGGCCCTTTCGCCTTACCTCTCTCTCAACCCCTCACCCGTCTCCTCGCCTCCTGTAGCTCCGTCTCCCTCACCATCAGAGGGAGGCCGCAGGACGGAGATGGAACCTCCCGTGCAGCAGCAAGGCGTCTTGGGAGGCGGCGTTACGGCAACTAAGAGCATAAGCAGCAGGATGGAGTTTGCTTCTTCTGAGGTCATCAG GCCTGTCACATCGATAGCTGAAAGTGTGTTGCTGgtggaaaaggagaaaaatgtcCTTCCTCACCATCAtcttcatcagcagcagcaccatACACTACAGTCGTTCCACCCTGGCATGAAGAGTCCCTCTTTGTCTGAAGAGACAAGAAAACACCCTCAGCAGCAACCAGCCCCCCACAAGATGAACACGGTGCTCCCCCCTGACATATCTAAAACTCAGATCGCCTCCAGCCCAAACCCCAGCTCGACTCACCTGGACTCCCTGAAGCAGAAATCCCGCCCCGACAGCTCTCCGAGCCCCTCCTACCCAAACGCAAGTCAAGCTGATCTGGTCAAAGCTAAGACCCACGCAGGCCTGGTGGACATTTCTAAACCTAAAGCTAACACCTCCCCCGAGGTATCTAAACATAAAATACCGAGGTACTCGGATACTTCCCCGCCTCCACCGTCTCGTTTGCCCATTAAAATAGAGCCGGCAGAACCTCCGCGGTCTGGCTTCAAGCCAGTGCGGTCAGAGTCGGGCGCGGTCAGTACGAGCAGCAACACAAAGAGTCCGCTCATTATCAAGAAGAATGAGCCCTTCACTGTTTACAGAGACCCAGCTCTGGTTCGCTCCGACGCAGAGAACTCCGCCTCTGCAACAGTCTCATCCAATCACGTGGCAGCCTATCTCCATCCCCACCTGCACACGTTGCACTCCCCCCACTCGCCCTGCCTTACCCCTGCATCACACCCCCACGCAGCTTCCCATCTCCTTGCTCCTGCTCACACCTCCGCCCTGCCTCACCCACACCTTTTGCCTCCCACTGTGCTCCCAGCCATGGCCCCTCCTGCAGCATCTCTCCACCCTCGACTCGACTCTCCGGGAGGTCTGGGTCACCTTGCTCTGCCCCACCAGCAGCAGTACCTACAG GGCCAGGGCCACCCTTCACCATCTCTTCTAGCCCAAGCTCACAGCGGGGCTGCAGGACTTGGTCTGTACCCAATCCTGTGGCAGTACCCCAACGGAACACCAACGTCCTACCCACCAGGGCTCAACCTGCCCCCCACAGCTAAGTGGGTCCACCCTGAAAATCCTGTTACTGTGAATTCTGAGGCCTCTCTCAGGAGG AATACTGCCAGTCCATGGCTCCATAAGactgctggtgctgctgctgacaGTTTGGGAATGCTGAGCCACGTTCCTGTCCGGCCAGCCAGCGCCGATGCCCACCGCCCCCCTGTCAAGATCGCCCACACGAGCCCTCCATTGTCAAAGACCAGCGTGGATCTTCATAAAGA agatgTGGATAAGAAAGGCTATGTGGATCCCATGAGGACAATGACACTGGCACAGCTTAAACAggagcagacagacagaagtCGCACTCCAACAGGAAAAGATGTCCATCTGCACCACCTTTACCTGGATCCCCACAGCAAGGCCCGTCTGACAAATCCACAG GAGGCACTCCAGGCAGCAGACCGAGTCAGcaaatacaaagaggaaaatCGTCAAATCCTGAAGGAGAGCATTGAGGTCGCTCCCTTCACGGCTAAAATACAGCGCTCCATTGACCCTGCGATGgacagggacagagagagaagcagagatTCGAGCTTTTCTGTTCGGATGCCGGGTCTTCCCTCGCCAAGCCCCAAGACTAGCCACGCCCTCACTCATACCATGCAGTCAGAAAAGAGCAACTATTATACCACGCTGTCTAACAGTGTGGTGAATGAGCCTCCCAGACTCTACCCCTCCAAAGATGTCGGTCCTTACTATGAGAAAGTGTCAATCAGGGCCCCGGGGGTCGTGGCCGGTGTTGGGGCCGCCGTGCAAAGCCCAGGAGCTCTGTCGATGAGCAGCTACCACACCAGCTCCAAAAACTCCCTCTCCAAGCCCCCTCCTCTCATCAAGCACCAGCCGGAGGGAGGAGAAGGCTTAGCAGGGAAAATCACCGAGCAGCTCAGTCAGCAGGTGACCCTCGTTCAGCCGCAGCATCAgctccacacaggtgtagacaGGATAGACCGTCGCAGCCCTGCTAtttctcctccttcctccttgTTGTCCTCTTCATCCTCAGCCTCTAACCAacaccatcaccatcatcacctacagcagcagcagcaacagctcaGGGCAATGCCATCTCTCCACCGAGCACCTGTCTTCCATCCACCCACACAGCACGCGCTGGAACGCAAAGAGGCTGCAGAGAGGGAAAGAGCCGCTCACGGTGGACGCCTCTCTCCACCAACCCTCACACCCATTCAGCCAGTAACTGGTAGCAAAAcatcagcagagcagcagaagcCCCCTACGTTGCTGCCAGAGCTCAGGGACATCAAAGGTCACGGAACTGCTGCTGCCATCGCCTTTGTGGCCTCTGCCACCCCCGGGGAGATGGCGGCTCCATCAGCAGATGGGTGCAAAGGCAGAGACTTGATCGAGGAAAGAGGAGGGGTGTGCTCTGGAGATAAGGGGTTCTCAAAAAATAAGCCCCAGTCGGCAATGGCATCGGTCATTGTGCGATCGTCTATAAAGTACGATAGTCCCGTTGGTGCTAAGAAATCTGGTGCTCTTATCCACAAAGAGCTCCCCCAGGGGAGGTTCTACACATCCAAGCTTCAGGACGAATGTCCACGACTAGGGGAGGGTTTAACAGAACCTGCAGCAGGTAGGGTCATTCAGCCTAACTTGAACCTGGAGGAGATCCGTTATAAAAAGACCCCTGTGCCAGGCGTGTCAGGACCTGTGGGAGCCGGTGCTACAAACTCTGTGTGCAGGACTGCCATTTTAGTCTCCTCAGCTTTTGGCTCTCAGAGTAAAACCGGGAACGCTACTCCCGAGCCAGTTTACTCGGCTCGATGTGACTTTGCAGCACTCAAAACTGGCACTGGGGGTCGGGTGCTCTGCCATATAAGACCAGAGACAGAAAAGGAGCTCCAGGAGGACTTTGGCTCACACACATCTCCAGGGGTCTCTCTGAATCCTGCGAGTGTAGCAGGACCACCCCGCCCCAGCCCAAGCCTTACCCCAACACCTAGCTCAATCTCTGGCTCGAGTCAGCCTTACGCCTCTTCGTTTATCCACCTCAAGAAGCACAAAGCTGCTTTGGCTGCGGCACAGTCCAGAAGCAACCTTTCTACTCCTCCCACGTCAGTCACAACTGAAAATTCTTCCTTAACTGTGGATTCCACTGAGAAAACCCCAATTTCCAGCTCCCCGCCTCCACCTGCTACTAGTCAGGCTTCCTCGGTCTCATTTGACAGCAGTAGCAATAGCTCAGTGAGCAGGagtaccacaccaggcaagtcAAGTCCCCTGCTTAATGGCCAGTCCCTGGGATCAGCCTTAGCGAGCTCTGCGCAGCCCAACAACTACCACAAGCTGAAGAAAGCCTGGTTAACCCGGCACTCCGAGGAGGACAGGAACACAGCTACTACTACAAGCTCCAGTATGAAAGTGGAGAAAAGTCCTAGCACCACTACCACAAGTAACACAACAGCCATGTCAGAAATGATCAAGCCCTGTACAGTCAATCTCAGCGCCTCCACCTCCAACGAGGTAGAGATGAGCAAAGACGTTGGAAGCAAAggtgacagagacagacagcctGAGGAAAAGTTGGCAGGAGCTCCAGGAGGCGGGGAGGAGAGAAAAGTGGGGTCAAGGAGGGTGAACAAACGCACATACGAGTCTGGTTCGGAGAGCGGGGGAGATGATTCTGACACCAGCGAGAGCAAGATGGAGGGCCGAGCCAAGCGTCAGCCTAAACCAACCTACAAGAAGAAGCAGAACGACATGGCCAAGAAGAAAGGAGACAACGACAAAGAGGAGGACGACGTGAAGCCCAACGGCATCTTCAGATCAGCCCGAGAGAAGACTAAACTCAAACTGGCCAGCAGCA ATGGGATCCCTCGCTCTGTGCTCAAGGACTGGAGGAaagtgaagaagctgaagcagACGGGAGAGTCCTTCCTGCAGGATGATTCATGTTCAGAAATTGGCCCCAACCTGCAGAAGTGTAGGGAGTGCAGGGTGGTCCGCAGCAAGAAAGGGGAGGAGCCCGCTCACTCCCCCGTCTTCTGTCGTTTCTACTATTTCAGACG GCTTTCCTACAGCAAGAATGGCGTCATCCGGATGGATGGCTTCTCCACTCCAGACCAGTTTGATGATGAGGCCCTCAGCCTGTGGGTCCCGGGGCCAATGGAGCAGAGCCACCTGGACCAAAGCACAGCCAAGTACATCCTGAGCTTCATAGGAGACAAGTTCTGTCAGATGGTTGCAACAGAGAATACTGCATCCAGCTGGATTAAGAAGGATG CCAAGCTGGCGTGGAAGCGAGCAGTGAGAGGCGTGAGGGAGATGTGTGACGCATGTGAAGCCACACTTTTCAACATCCACTGGGTCTGTCAGAAATGTGGCTTTGTTGTCTGCCTAGACTGCTACAAGGCCAAGGAGAGAAAGAGCTCCAAAG ATAAAGAGCTGTATGGATGGCTAAAGTGTGTTAAAGGCCAACCCCACGACCATAAACACCTCATGCCAACCCAGATCATCCCTGGCTCAG TGCTGACAGAGTTGGTGACATCCATGCACTCCctaagagaaaaacacaatatAAAGTCTCACTGTCCCTGTACCAGCAAACAGAACCTTCTCACCAAACTGCCTGCCACCAACGGAGTCTCACAG GTTCTGCAGAATGTTCTGAACCACAGCAACAAGCTGTCCCTGGTGAAAGCTGAGCCAGGCTCTCTGCAGACCTCTGACCTAGGAGGAGTTAAGTCAGAAACTAatggaggaggtggtggaggaaCCAGTCCAGGTAACGATAGTGCAAATGCTCCCATCACCCCGCCAGAGTCCCAGTCGCCTCTGCACTTCCTGGCAGACTTGGCAGAGCAGAAAtccagggaggaaaaaaaa agaaaacaaagagtcGGTGGTGCTGGGTAA